The following are encoded together in the Malaya genurostris strain Urasoe2022 chromosome 3, Malgen_1.1, whole genome shotgun sequence genome:
- the LOC131435568 gene encoding heat shock 70 kDa protein cognate 5 — MLKAAKYLTRTLAENRSLLQNGGIIGNSLQARFKSDTVKGAVIGIDLGTTNSCVAVMEGKQAKVIENAEGARTTPSHVAFTKDGERLVGMPAKRQAVTNSANTFYATKRLIGRRFEDPEIKKDLKNLSYKVVKASNGDAWVQATDGKLYSPSQIGAFVLVKMKETAEAYLNTNVKNAVVTVPAYFNDSQRQATKDAGQIAGLNVLRVINEPTAAALAYGMDKSEDKIIAVYDLGGGTFDISILEIQKGVFEVKSTNGDTLLGGEDFDNHIVNYLVGEFKKDQGIDITKDPMAMQRLKEAAEKAKCELSSSVQTDINLPYITMDASGPKHLNLKFTRAKLEQLVGELIKRTIAPCQKALSDAEVSKSDIGEVLLVGGMTRMPKVQQTVQEIFGRTPSRAVNPDEAVAVGAAVQGGVLAGDVTDVLLLDVTPLSLGIETLGGVFTRLITRNTTIPTKKSQVFSTAADGQTQVEIKVHQGEREMASDNKMLGSFTLVGIPPAPRGVPQIEVVFDIDANGIVHVSAKDKGTGKEQQIVIQSSGGLSKDEIENMIKNAEQYAATDKLKKERIEAINQAEGIVHDTESKMEEFKDQLPKEECDKLREEITKVREILANKDDADPEEIRKTVSTLQQSSLKLFEMAYKKMASERESSDSSSSSSSSSSNEEAEKKENKN; from the exons ATGTTGAAGGCAGCGAAATATTTAACCCGTACACTTGCGGAGAACCGTAGTCTATTGCAGAAT GGTGGAATCATCGGCAACAGTCTGCAGGCTCGATTTAA atcCGACACCGTCAAGGGTGCCGTAATCGGAATCGATCTCGGTACGACCAACTCCTGCGTTGCCGTGATGGAAGGTAAACAGGCCAAAGTTATTGAGAATGCTGAAGGTGCCCGCACTACACCGTCGCATGTCGCCTTTACCAAAGACGGTGAACGGTTGGTCGGTATGCCGGCCAAACGACAGGCTGTAACAAATTCTGCCAATACCTTTTATGCGACCAAACGCTTGATCGGCCGTCGTTTCGAAGATCCGGAAATCAAgaaagatttaaaaaatctttcCTACAAAGTGGTCAAAGCTTCTAATGGGGATGCCTGGGTGCAGGCCACCGACGGCAAGCTCTATTCGCCCAGCCAGATCGGAGCGTTTGTATTGGTAAAAATGAAGGAAACGGCTGAGGCATATCTGAATACGAACGTAAAAAATGCCGTTGTAACGGTGCCGGCTTATTTCAACGACTCGCAAAGACAGGCAACTAAGGATGCTGGTCAGATTGCTGGTTTGAATGTGCTTCGTGTGATAAACGAACCGACTGCTGCTGCTCTTGCGTATGGTATGGATAAAAGTGAGGATAAAATAATTGCCGTCTATGATTTAGGAGGTGGTACCTTCGATATCTCAATTCTGGAGATCCAGAAGGGCGTGTTTGAGGTTAAATCGACCAATGGTGATACTCTGCTGGGCGGAGAGGACTTTGACAACCATATTGTCAATTATTTGGTAGGAGAGTTCAAAAAAGACCAGGGTATTGACATCACCAAGGATCCAATGGCAATGCAACGGTTGAAGGAAGCTGCTGAGAAGGCAAAATGCGAACTTTCGTCTTCTGTCCAGACCGACATTAATCTGCCTTACATCACAATGGATGCTTCGGGACCgaaacatttgaatctaaagttCACTCGTGCTAAATTGGAACAGTTGGTTGGGGAACTGATCAAACGTACGATAGCTCCATGCCAAAAGGCATTATCCGATGCGGAAGTATCAAAGTCAGACATTGGAGAAGTACTACTCGTTGGAGGTATGACTCGTATGCCAAAGGTCCAGCAAACTGTGCAAGAAATCTTCGGGCGCACTCCATCTCGTGCTGTCAACCCAGATGAGGCTGTCGCTGTCGGTGCTGCAGTACAAGGTGGTGTTCTTGCGGGTGATGTCACGGATGTGCTCTTGCTTGACGTTACTCCCCTGTCACTTGGTATCGAAACGTTGGGTGGTGTGTTCACTCGCTTAATCACTCGTAACACCACCATTCCGACCAAGAAATCTCAGGTCTTCTCCACAG CCGCTGATGGTCAAACACAGGTCGAGATCAAGGTGCACCAGGGTGAACGTGAAATGGCATCCGACAACAAAATGCTTGGTTCCTTCACGTTGGTAGGAATTCCACCTGCCCCTCGTGGAGTGCCACAGATCGAAGTTGTTTTCGACATCGATGCCAACGGCATTGTGCATGTGTCTGCAAAGGACAAGGGAACCGGAAAGGAACAACAGA TTGTGATTCAATCTTCCGGTGGCTTGAGCAAGGACGAAATTGAAAACATGATCAAAAACGCTGAGCAGTATGCTGCCACCGACAAACTGAAGAAGGAACGTATCGAAGCGATCAATCAAGCCGAAGGTATAGTGCACGACACTGAGTCGAAAATGGAAGAATTCAAAGATCAGTTACCCAAAGAAGAG TGTGATAAACTACGGGAAGAAATCACCAAAGTGCGGGAAATCTTGGCCAACAAGGACGATGCAGATCCAGAGGAAATCCGAAAGACTGTCAGCACACTTCAACAATCGTCACTGAAATTGTTCGAAATGGCATACAAGAAG ATGGCTTCAGAGCGCGAAAGCAGCGATAGTAGTTCCAGCAGTTCTAGCAGCAGCAGTAACGAAGAAGCtgagaaaaaagaaaacaaaaactaa